Below is a genomic region from Spartinivicinus marinus.
TTAATAGGGCTACTGTATGCCAGTGGGAATCGAAAGATCCAACCAAGAGGTTAAAGCCAAGAAAAGCAAACTTACACAAAATCAGTCAAGCAACAGGCGTTTCTTTAAATTGGTTAAAGTCAAGATCTGAACAAGTACATGATAATCGCTACTTGGATATAGAGAGTGAGTTAGAAAAGGAAGTATTAAGCTTGCGTCAAGAGCAGAAAGAAAAGGCTAAAAAGGCAGTGCAAGATCTATATGCAATGGTTGTGAATGATGAACTCAATTCTGATGAAATAAGTGCAATTGTCGTTTTAGCAAGAGTCCTGGGTAACAAGTAGGTGTAGTGGCTCAGACCTGATCGTACAGTTACCCACTTTTCTACAGGCATCTGTCAGTTTAGATTTGAGCCAAATTCTTTTCCGCCCAAACCGACTTACCATCCAGTAATGTTTGCATTGGAGTTCGTCCACAGCATTTTTTACCTTGATGGGTTCGTTTAATATTATAGTAATTTGTCCAATCGTCTAAATCTTTTTGCAGTTCATCAAGAGTCGTGTAGAGCTTTTTCCTAAAAACAACTTGATAAAACTCAGTTAAAATCGTTTTATGGAATCGCTCACAAATACCATTGGTTTGTGGTGACCTCGCTTTTGTCTTAGTGTGATCAATATCGCTTACTGCCAGATAGAGCTGATAATCATGGTCTTCAACACGCCCACAGTACTCTGTCCCCCTATCGGTTAATATTCGTAACATCGGTAATTGCTGCTCCTCAAAGAAGGGTAATACTCTGTCATTTAACATATCAGCAGCAGTGATCGCTGTCTTAGTGGTATAGAGCTTAGCAAAAGCCACTTTACTGTAAGTATCAATAAACGTTTGCTGATAAATACGTCCTACGCCTTTTAAATTGCCGACATAATACGTATCTTGAGAGCCAAGGTAACCAGGATGCATGGTTTCTATTTCACCACAGGCTTCGTCATCCTGTTTTTTTCTTTCAAGAGCAATGACTTGCGACTCCGAAAGAATGATACCTTCACGCGCCACCTTCTCTTCCAAGGCTTTTAATCGCTTTTTAAAATTTTCTAGATTATGCCTTAGCCAAATAGATCGAACACCACTTCCTGAAACGAATACACCTTGTTTTCTA
It encodes:
- a CDS encoding helix-turn-helix domain-containing protein; translation: MINLFEKIKEARVRAELTQEELAEMCGVNRATVCQWESKDPTKRLKPRKANLHKISQATGVSLNWLKSRSEQVHDNRYLDIESELEKEVLSLRQEQKEKAKKAVQDLYAMVVNDELNSDEISAIVVLARVLGNK
- a CDS encoding IS481 family transposase; its protein translation is MIHTSNPIIKHKVGLLNLAEELGNVSRACKIMGVSRDTFYRYQELAEEGGVEALANQSRRTPNLKNRVDDSTENAVVAHAVEYPAHGQARTSNELRKQGVFVSGSGVRSIWLRHNLENFKKRLKALEEKVAREGIILSESQVIALERKKQDDEACGEIETMHPGYLGSQDTYYVGNLKGVGRIYQQTFIDTYSKVAFAKLYTTKTAITAADMLNDRVLPFFEEQQLPMLRILTDRGTEYCGRVEDHDYQLYLAVSDIDHTKTKARSPQTNGICERFHKTILTEFYQVVFRKKLYTTLDELQKDLDDWTNYYNIKRTHQGKKCCGRTPMQTLLDGKSVWAEKNLAQI